A segment of the Streptomyces sp. XD-27 genome:
TCGCCCCGGCCCTTGTCGAGGACGACCGCGCTCTGACCGAGGCCGACGTCTTCACGACGAAGTCCGAAGACCGCTACCCCGACATCTTCGGCCTCGCCCCCACCACCACGACCGGCACCACAGCCCTGGCCGAGCACCTCGCCAGGCTTCCGCGTCGGTCGCTGGCCCTCAGTCATGACACCGACGCCAACGCGGCGCTTCTCTCCAAGACCGCCGAGGAAGTCACAGCCACCCGCTGAACCGCCCCAGAAGCCCACCATGAGCCGGGATGGCTGGTTCAGCGTCCTGGACCAGGCGGCCGGGCTCGGTGTGAGGATGGTGCAGTACATCGGGGGCGAACCCACGCTCCACCCGTATCTGCCCCAGCTCATCGACCGCGCCATGGCTCTCGGGATGCGCGTCGAGGTCTTCTCCAACCTGGTCCACGTCCGCCCGTCCATGCGGCACGCGTTCGACCGGGAGGGGGTCACCCTGGCCACCTCGTACTACAGCAGGCACACATCGCCGAGGCCGTTCGGCGGGGCATCCCACCTCCGTGCCTCCATCGTGCACGTCCTGGACGGACAGACCCGGACCGTCGATGTCAGGAGTTGCGTGGGGCTACCAGGCCGGATTCGTAGGCGAGGACCACGAGTTGGGCCCGGTCACGGGCATGCAGCTTGGCCATGGCCCGGTTGATGTGGGTTTTCGCGGTCAGCGGGCTGATCACCAGACGGCCCGCGATCTCGTCGTTGGACAGGCCCTGCGCGACCAGGACGACGGCCTCGCGCTCACGGCTGGTCAGCTCTTCCAGCCCCGCGCCCGAATGTCCTTGACCAGGAATCCGGCAGCGCCGGCGCGCAGCGCGTCGAAGACGTATTCGTCCAAGCTGTAGTTGGTCAGGATGACGACGTGCACTCCGGCCAGGGCCGGGTCCGCGGCGATGCGCCGGGTCGCCTCGATGCCGTCGATGACCGGCATCTGGATGTCGATGAGCGCGACGTCGGGCAGGTGCTCTTTGGCGAGCTCCAGGCCCTCGCTGCCGTCGGTGGCCTCGGCCACCACCTCGATGTCGTCTTCGAGATCGAGGAGTGCGCGGAATCCGCTGCGAATGAGTGGCTGGTCGTCGACCAGCAGGACACGGATCATGACGTTCGGTCCAGGGGGAGTTCGGCCTGGACGGTGAAGCCGCCCTCGCCGCGCGGTTCCGCCCGCAGCCGGCCGCCGAGGGCGGTGACGCGTTCGCGCATCCCCAGCAGCCCGACGCCGGGCGTCGGCGCGGTGACCGGTGTGGCCTTGCCGTCGTCATCGATGCGTATCGCGAGGGCGTCGGGGCGGCAGTCGATCCGGACCGACGCCGTCTCGGCGTCCGCGTGACGGGCGATGTTGGTCAGCGACTCCTGAACGATCCGGTAGACGGTCCGGCCCACCGCGGCCGGCACGTCGTGCCGCTGCCCCTCGATCGTGAGCGTCGCCTCCAGGCCGGTCTTGCTTGCTCGTTCCACCAGTTCCGGGACGTGGTCGAGCCCACGCGGCGGGGCCGTGTCGTCGTCGCGCAACGCCTCCAGGGTCGCGCGCAATTCCCGGGCCGCCTCACGACCGGCCTCCTGGATGGCCAGCAGGGCCTCCGGTACCTGTTCCCCTCGCTTGCGGGCCACGTGGACGGCGACTTCGGCCTGCACCTTGATGACCGAGATCTGGTGGGTGAGCGAATCGTGCAACTCCCGTGCGATGTCCAGCCGCTGCTCGTCGGCGCGGCGCCGCGCGGTCTCCTCCCGGGTGCGCTCGGCATCATCCGCCCGCCGCTCGGCCTGCCGCAGCGCTTCCCCCGCGGCCCCGGCGGCGATCAGCCAGGCCAGCTCGAGGGCGCCTCGGGCCTGCGCGAACGCCTCGCCCGTGTCGTGCAGACCCGAGGCCAGGGCCGCCAGGGGGAGAGCAGCCAGCACGGCCACGCTCGCCGCCACCGTGATCGTGCGGTGTCCCGCCCGCACGGCCGCGTACACCGCGAACAGGTACGCGACGGCAGGCACATCGAAACCGGCCGCCTGGTACCCCACCGCGCACAGCCCGGTGAGGGCCAGGACGGGAACCGGAGCACGGCGGCGCGCGGCAAGCGCCAGGCCGCCGGCCGCCAGCAACGCGTAGCCGAGCAGGTCCAGCTTCGTGACGGAGTGCTGCCCGGATAGCCCGGTGACCAGCAGCGCCGCCGCCACGCCGACGGCGATCACCCAGTCTGTGACGCCGGCGCGAACACCGAACCGTCCTTTGATCATGCGCGCACCTTAGCCGGATGCCGCCGCGGGCGAGTCCCGCTCGCGGACGAGCGGCCGACTACCGCACACGCAGTAGCGTCGCGGCGCCTACCGCGCCT
Coding sequences within it:
- a CDS encoding radical SAM protein — encoded protein: MSRDGWFSVLDQAAGLGVRMVQYIGGEPTLHPYLPQLIDRAMALGMRVEVFSNLVHVRPSMRHAFDREGVTLATSYYSRHTSPRPFGGASHLRASIVHVLDGQTRTVDVRSCVGLPGRIRRRGPRVGPGHGHAAWPWPG
- a CDS encoding sensor histidine kinase is translated as MIKGRFGVRAGVTDWVIAVGVAAALLVTGLSGQHSVTKLDLLGYALLAAGGLALAARRRAPVPVLALTGLCAVGYQAAGFDVPAVAYLFAVYAAVRAGHRTITVAASVAVLAALPLAALASGLHDTGEAFAQARGALELAWLIAAGAAGEALRQAERRADDAERTREETARRRADEQRLDIARELHDSLTHQISVIKVQAEVAVHVARKRGEQVPEALLAIQEAGREAARELRATLEALRDDDTAPPRGLDHVPELVERASKTGLEATLTIEGQRHDVPAAVGRTVYRIVQESLTNIARHADAETASVRIDCRPDALAIRIDDDGKATPVTAPTPGVGLLGMRERVTALGGRLRAEPRGEGGFTVQAELPLDRTS